GCGGTGCGTGCGCGCTTCGTGTATCTCATAACAATCAGTGCGAGCATGGCGCCGCCGTAGAAGATCCACGCCGTGAACGAGAAGAAGTCGATCAGTGAATCTATCGTCCCGTACAATACCATTGCCACGGCTATCAAGGACTGTAATAACAAAAagcattatattacatttatctgAATAAACAACAGAAATAAAAGAACAGGAACTTACGTGGAAAATCAGTCCCGGGCGGGTGTGAAGCGACGGACGTGCACGTAAGACAGTATGTCCAATAGATGCCCCTCCCTGGATGCTGCGAAGCACAGTCTGTAAAGTTAAAAGAATGCAATTATCCAATGTTTACAAAAGATGAAATTTTTGAAGGGACAAAAATACAGATTTGCACTCACAATTATCTAGCGGCATTGACTgtgtgaataataaaaactgaCGACCGTTTTTTACATTCGAGCTCGTTTTTAATTCGTTCgttttattttgagtaattAATTGGTAGAGTAGTAAAGCTTGGGACTAGTTATTCTGTTTACCTGCCAGCGACAAAAAGAGTTCCGTTAGCCGATCCGAAGGTGGAGATGGTGACGGCTAGCGGCATGAGCCAGGCCATGGGCCCGAGCAGCCGGTTGCCGAACGTCACCGCCACTGCCTCGCTGTCCACCATCTCACTCATCGACATCACCGCCAGGTACGACACATTCACTAGCGCGTAACACAGCGTCACCAGCGGAATGCCGATTATTATACTCAAAGGGAGGTTCCTATAATTACGTGTTGTGACATTACAAATGGAATGAAATCGATATTGCTCCCGGATCACCAATATTGAAACAGAATCTAAAACCAATTTTTCATCTTACTTCAATTAATGAGAAATGACAaaactaaacttaaaatatgaatacaagCATCGATGAATTTAATACGCTGAAACCTGAAATGATGTTATATCCACTTtatctttacacttttaaaattagtttagtaaTACGTTTGTCTGCAGGCAAAATCaagttagttttaaaataccaCTTACTTGGAAGGATTTTTAATTTCCTCAGTGACATAATTGAGGTTATTCCAACCGTCGTAAGCCCATAGGCCAGTGTAGAAGGCGGTGGCAATGTTGCCCAGAGTCGCCGTACTACTGGCGAAGTTGGGCTCCTGTAAATGTCGCGTATTACCTGCACCATACGGACACACCACCCGTCAGTGTTGCACCAACATTTGGACCAATACGAGATTAACAATAATTGACTTTtacaatattggatttttttaaattacatcatGAAATAGgcaagttaattttaaataattttttcacataataaaatatgaataaaacagtTGAAACCTTGTAGTTTATTACCTAAAATCAGTTTGTAAGCTCCTCCGCAAACAATAATCGCAACGGCCACTAATTTGGCAGCCGTGAAGATATTCTGTACGTTTGTAGCCAAGTTGACACTGTAGCAGTTTACTGCTAATATCATCACTGAAAAACGTTACATTGGTTTAAAACAAGGCTCAATcacaaatagttttaaaaatagaacaagaataaagtaattaaaattatttgtattattataatatgtatttattgaaatgatatCTTACCGATAGCAATGACCGAGACTAATTTAACAAGTGCATCTGGCGGCTCACATTCCGAAACAAACGGTTCCACCGCGTACTTGGCGAAACTCAGGCAAATTATAGCCATTTGTGACGGTTTTAACACCAACGTCGATACCTGCCGACCAAAATGGTTAATATTCATAAACGATTTCAGAATGCATAAcattttccaaaatataaatatttcatttacccATGAAAACAGGAATGCCGGTGGTCCTCCAAAGGCATCCATGAAATAGGCGTACTCAGCGCCTGATGATGTGTTCATAGTCCCCAGTTCAGCATACGCTAGCGCTCCTACACGCACGACAAATATaagaatcaaaaaaaaaaacatcgatcAAAATCGTCTTTGACGAGTTCGCCTCACGTGCTACGCTAATAGATGGCGAATTAATTACATTCCAGACGATTAGGCGCCAGCCTATTGTCTGATGTAGTCATGCGTAGGGCTTCTTATTTGGCATGGCGGCTGTTGCCACTTGACAATAACGCAATCTAATCATAAATATGTTGGGATTTGCCGCTAACCACGTTCTAGCGCCAAATGTTGCTCAATGAGGCGATGCCCGACGACAATTGAACAACCCAACTCTCAATTGTCCAAATGAAAAATACGAGAGTTGATATAATTGCGTGCGTGAAATGAGTTATTTGGGACTTACATACAATGCACAATATGCAATAATTGCGTGAGACATGATTTTAGAAGCAAAATGTGCATATCACAACACTAAGAAATTATATACAACTCGACGTTGTTTAGTATTTAAAAGATACCTAACATCAGTCGGTAAAAAGCTGGGAAGTACATACATAATGTGCTGTGATCAGACTATTTGTCTTACAAAAtctatcattaaatataatagaatgaAAGACAGAAATCTTAAAATCAATTAGCAAACTCTGTATATCATGTGAAttctgtatttttaaacattctttaacTCTTTCGTATTCCGCTTGTTTTTAGGAAGTACATACATAATCGAGAGTAAAACATCGAACTACCATCGGCCATACACGTGAATAAATCACAATTGACATACTTGAGCTGTATTATCACACTCCTTccatacaaaaaaatagaattGGTCATTGTTGCTATTGATTTTATTGAGCAGTTGATTGCTCGGAAGCCAGAGTCTCGCGTGACGAACCATTCTATTGAGTTCATAAAACAGACCTACCTACGACGTAATATATCGATCTACAAAACCTatttatagtccattgaaaagttacatttggggttgcgtttttagaggacgcaatttatttttgaagtgtaaGGGGTCAGTATaagtcgccacccttgtcccacggccgctatcttgaaaataggggttgaaatggttttacgatgtatctcttaaactatttatctgacaaaaattataaacatactttgttgcaaattaa
Above is a window of Manduca sexta isolate Smith_Timp_Sample1 unplaced genomic scaffold, JHU_Msex_v1.0 HiC_scaffold_161, whole genome shotgun sequence DNA encoding:
- the LOC115441834 gene encoding LOW QUALITY PROTEIN: b(0,+)-type amino acid transporter 1 (The sequence of the model RefSeq protein was modified relative to this genomic sequence to represent the inferred CDS: inserted 1 base in 1 codon): MCDAMRDKLAALLRSSVHAPVIVPDTDKLHNGAFIPVHIFPEEGSAREGGLVWRGCSASCDAEDGTAGALTDGNANPGDKLEGPGAAPDDPVHLKRRVGLFSGVALIVGTMIGSGIFVSPSGLLERTGSVGISFIIWMACGLLSLLGALAYAELGTMNTSSGAEYAYFMDAFGGPPAFLFSWVSTLVLKPSQMAIICLSFAKYAVEPFVSECEPPDALVKLVSVIAIVMILAVNCYSVNLATNVQNIFTAAKLVAVAIIVCGGAYKLILGNTRHLQEPNFASSTATLGNIATAFYTGLWAYDGWNNLNYVTEEIKNPSKNLPLSIIIGIPLVTLCYALVNVSYLAVMSMSEMVDSEAVAVTFGNRLLGPMAWLMPLAVTISTFGSANGTLFVAGRLCFAASREGHLLDILSYVHVRRFTPXPGLIFHSLIAVAMVLYGTIDSLIDFFSFTAWIFYGGAMLALIVMRYTKRA